From the Clostridiales bacterium FE2011 genome, one window contains:
- a CDS encoding esterase family protein, which produces MAFIQVQFFSAALNVASTVNVILPEVNQGIGMGSSKDERPPKVLYLLHGYSDDHSIWMRRTSVERYAANHNLAVIMPAVNHSFYCNEVYGEKYWDYVSDELPRTMHRFFRLSSKPEDTYVAGLSMGGYGAMRLALTYPEHFAGAASFSGAVDLETIFYQRHLGTEIDRVFGEQKQIKGSEYDLFYLTEKNAKAAHKPWLYVSCGTKDFLFDQHKAFVPNLRKNGWTVMSHEEPDAVHEWGFWDQQIKAFIELIYAREDTERD; this is translated from the coding sequence ATGGCATTTATACAGGTTCAGTTTTTCTCCGCAGCACTGAATGTGGCATCCACTGTGAATGTGATCCTGCCTGAGGTCAACCAGGGCATTGGGATGGGTTCGTCCAAGGATGAACGCCCGCCGAAAGTGCTGTACCTGCTGCACGGATACAGCGATGATCATTCGATCTGGATGCGGCGGACTTCCGTGGAACGGTACGCGGCGAACCATAACCTGGCGGTGATTATGCCGGCGGTCAATCACAGCTTTTACTGCAACGAGGTCTACGGGGAAAAATACTGGGACTATGTGAGCGACGAGCTGCCGAGGACGATGCACCGATTCTTCCGCCTGAGCAGCAAACCGGAAGATACCTATGTGGCCGGCCTGAGCATGGGCGGATACGGTGCCATGAGGCTCGCCCTGACCTATCCGGAGCACTTCGCCGGCGCGGCTTCCTTCAGCGGCGCGGTGGACCTGGAAACGATCTTCTATCAGCGGCATCTGGGTACCGAGATTGACCGGGTATTCGGTGAGCAGAAGCAGATCAAAGGCTCGGAGTACGACCTCTTCTACCTGACGGAGAAGAATGCAAAGGCCGCGCATAAGCCCTGGCTGTACGTCAGCTGCGGCACGAAGGACTTCCTCTTTGATCAGCACAAGGCGTTTGTTCCGAACCTGAGAAAGAACGGCTGGACTGTGATGAGCCATGAGGAACCGGACGCCGTCCATGAATGGGGATTCTGGGACCAGCAGATCAAGGCGTTCATCGAACTGATTTACGCAAGAGAAGATACAGAAAGGGATTGA
- a CDS encoding pseudouridine-5'-phosphate glycosidase produces the protein MNLSKYLSVSPEVQEALAANKPVVALESTIISHGMPYPQNVETALNVEKIIRENGAVPATIAIIQGKITVGCTPEQIEYLGKKGLAVTKASRRDLPVLLMRGEDGATTVTTTMIGAALAGIRVFATGGIGGVHRGAETTMDISADLEELAQTPVMVICAGAKSILDLGLTLEYLETHGVPVIGYGTEELPAFYTRSSGFKVDYRLDTPKEVADAFKVKLDCGLQGGMLVTNPIPEEYSMDPDYINKNIDEAIAECEKLGIHGKQTTPYLLDKIQKLTGGDSLKANIQLVFNNARLGAKIAKALCE, from the coding sequence ATGAATCTGAGCAAATATCTTTCCGTATCTCCTGAAGTGCAGGAAGCACTGGCGGCCAACAAGCCTGTTGTGGCCCTTGAATCCACCATTATCTCCCACGGTATGCCTTATCCCCAGAATGTGGAGACAGCGCTGAACGTGGAGAAGATCATCCGGGAGAACGGCGCCGTACCGGCGACCATTGCCATCATCCAGGGAAAGATTACCGTGGGCTGCACCCCGGAACAGATTGAATACCTGGGCAAGAAGGGCCTGGCGGTTACCAAGGCCAGCCGCCGCGACCTGCCGGTGCTGCTGATGCGCGGCGAGGACGGTGCGACCACTGTGACCACCACCATGATCGGCGCGGCCCTGGCGGGCATCCGGGTATTCGCCACCGGCGGTATCGGCGGTGTGCACCGCGGCGCGGAAACCACCATGGATATTTCCGCTGATCTGGAAGAACTGGCACAGACTCCGGTGATGGTGATCTGCGCGGGCGCCAAGAGCATCCTGGACCTGGGACTGACCCTGGAATACCTGGAGACACACGGCGTGCCGGTGATCGGTTACGGTACGGAAGAACTGCCCGCATTCTATACCCGTTCCTCCGGCTTTAAGGTTGACTACCGCCTGGATACCCCCAAGGAAGTGGCGGACGCCTTCAAGGTGAAGCTGGACTGCGGCCTGCAGGGCGGTATGCTGGTGACCAATCCGATTCCGGAGGAGTACTCCATGGATCCGGATTACATCAACAAAAACATTGACGAAGCGATTGCCGAATGTGAAAAGCTGGGCATTCACGGGAAACAGACTACGCCATACCTGCTGGACAAGATCCAGAAGCTGACCGGCGGCGATTCCCTGAAAGCGAACATCCAGCTGGTTTTCAACAACGCAAGGCTCGGCGCAAAGATCGCAAAGGCCCTGTGCGAATAA
- a CDS encoding ECF transporter S component, with protein MVSTTKTRFSVGVMTRVAILAAAASILFLIQIPIVAFYKLDLSNIPVLLGAFSMGPIPGMMILALKSLIGLLSSSSAGIGELADFIMGAALVLPAALIYQQNKTRKSAIIGMAVGTLCMVIAGVLANKYIMLPFYMGAFHMDMDGILRFANVAGVDSEWKLLLMITGPFNLLKGVVLSVVAGLIYKPLSPILHAKVR; from the coding sequence ATGGTTAGCACAACAAAGACCCGTTTCTCCGTCGGCGTGATGACCCGCGTCGCCATTCTGGCGGCGGCCGCATCCATCCTGTTCCTGATCCAGATCCCGATCGTTGCCTTCTATAAACTGGATCTGTCCAACATCCCGGTTCTGCTGGGCGCGTTCTCCATGGGCCCCATTCCGGGCATGATGATCCTGGCGCTCAAGAGCCTGATCGGCCTGCTGTCTTCCTCCAGCGCCGGCATCGGCGAACTGGCGGACTTCATCATGGGCGCCGCACTGGTGCTTCCCGCCGCGCTGATCTACCAGCAGAACAAGACCCGGAAGAGCGCGATCATCGGTATGGCTGTCGGCACTCTGTGCATGGTGATTGCCGGCGTGCTGGCGAACAAGTATATCATGCTGCCTTTCTACATGGGCGCTTTCCACATGGATATGGACGGTATCCTGCGGTTTGCCAATGTGGCAGGCGTTGACAGCGAGTGGAAGCTGCTGCTCATGATCACCGGTCCCTTCAACCTGCTGAAGGGTGTGGTGCTGAGCGTGGTGGCCGGCCTGATCTACAAGCCGCTGTCCCCGATCCTTCACGCGAAGGTTCGTTAA
- a CDS encoding 2,3-bisphosphoglycerate-independent phosphoglycerate mutase, producing MKKPVVLVVMDGVGESSEALGNMVMQATTPTLDALKANDPFRTIKAHGTAVGLPSDDDMGNSEVGHNALGCGQVYSQGAKLVNESIESGSIYASDTWKELVAGVKTSGGALHFIGLLSDGNVHSNIGHLLAMLKEAKAEGVSKVRVHILLDGRDVPATSALEYVDQLENTIAELKDASFDVCIASGGGRMQITMDRYQANWSMVEKGWNIHVHGEGRAFASAKEAIETYRAEQPGVIDQDLPGFVIAENGQPVGAMKDGDSVILFNFRGDRALELSMAFDGDASFDKFDRGVMPKVLYAGMLEYDGDLHIPHKYLVNPPQIRHTLTELLVENGINEYACSETQKYGHVTYFWNGNRSEKFSEELETWQEVPSDVRSFDECPWMKGTEITDLVIEAIESGKYGFIRCNFPNGDMVGHTGNLYATEIAVETVDLCLTRIQKACDEHGCILVVTADHGNSDQMLEKNKKGVVSVRTAHSLRPVPFIIHDADERHEMDMESPFGLANVAPTVVELLGLKPYDCWEKSMLK from the coding sequence ATGAAAAAGCCCGTTGTACTGGTTGTTATGGACGGTGTGGGTGAATCTTCCGAAGCGCTGGGAAACATGGTCATGCAGGCCACGACTCCTACCCTGGACGCGCTGAAAGCCAATGATCCTTTCCGGACCATCAAGGCCCACGGTACCGCCGTTGGTCTTCCCTCAGACGACGACATGGGCAACAGCGAAGTCGGCCACAACGCACTGGGCTGCGGCCAGGTCTACTCCCAGGGTGCCAAACTGGTCAACGAATCCATTGAAAGCGGCAGCATCTATGCTTCCGATACCTGGAAGGAACTGGTTGCCGGAGTCAAGACTTCCGGCGGTGCGCTGCACTTTATCGGCCTGCTGAGCGACGGCAACGTACACAGCAACATCGGCCACCTGCTGGCCATGCTGAAGGAAGCCAAGGCTGAAGGCGTCAGCAAGGTCCGGGTACATATCCTGCTGGACGGCCGTGACGTTCCCGCCACTTCCGCCCTGGAATATGTGGATCAGCTGGAGAACACCATTGCCGAGCTGAAGGATGCTTCCTTTGATGTATGCATCGCTTCCGGCGGCGGCCGTATGCAGATCACCATGGACCGCTACCAGGCCAACTGGAGCATGGTGGAAAAGGGATGGAACATCCATGTGCACGGTGAAGGTCGTGCCTTTGCCTCCGCCAAGGAAGCCATCGAAACTTACCGTGCGGAACAGCCCGGCGTGATCGACCAGGACCTGCCCGGATTTGTGATTGCCGAGAACGGACAGCCCGTGGGCGCCATGAAGGACGGCGACAGCGTGATCCTGTTCAACTTCCGCGGCGACCGCGCGCTGGAGCTTTCCATGGCCTTTGACGGTGACGCTTCCTTCGACAAGTTTGACCGGGGCGTGATGCCCAAGGTGCTGTATGCCGGCATGCTGGAGTATGACGGCGACCTGCACATCCCCCACAAGTACCTGGTGAACCCGCCGCAGATCCGCCACACGCTGACCGAGCTGCTGGTGGAGAACGGCATCAACGAATATGCCTGCTCCGAAACCCAGAAATACGGCCATGTGACCTACTTCTGGAACGGCAACCGCAGTGAGAAGTTCAGCGAAGAGCTGGAGACCTGGCAGGAAGTGCCCTCCGACGTGCGCTCCTTTGATGAGTGCCCCTGGATGAAGGGCACCGAGATCACCGACCTGGTGATCGAAGCCATCGAGAGCGGCAAGTACGGCTTCATCCGCTGCAACTTCCCCAACGGCGACATGGTCGGCCACACCGGCAACCTGTATGCCACGGAAATCGCGGTGGAGACCGTTGATCTCTGCCTGACCCGGATCCAGAAGGCCTGCGATGAGCACGGCTGCATCCTGGTGGTGACTGCCGACCACGGCAACAGCGACCAGATGCTGGAGAAGAACAAGAAGGGCGTTGTTTCCGTCCGTACGGCCCACAGCCTGCGGCCCGTCCCCTTCATCATCCATGACGCGGATGAACGGCACGAGATGGACATGGAGAGCCCCTTCGGTCTGGCGAACGTTGCTCCCACGGTGGTAGAGCTTCTGGGACTGAAGCCTTACGACTGCTGGGAAAAGTCCATGCTGAAATAA
- a CDS encoding endo-1,4-beta-xylanase — MKRFLSLLLVLLVCLLPLSVFAEEAGTVSEDYDPMWELAEPYGFKFGGAFSYDDMRNQVFMDFLARHFNSLTCCNETKAYSLLDEWASKSAKDGMPCMSYSRADAMISWAQKNNIRIRGHVLVWDAYMTQWFFHEDYDMSKPIADKETMRARLACYIERVINHFEKKFPGVIYCWDVVNEAIGDNGGEYSVTDLRRLRTKRNGDKNCFLEYVGDDYVEYAFLCARNAVDNLGADIKLFYNDYNLFFSAKRKAACALVKSIQSYAKDEDGNPRSLIDGIGMQGYMGGYGEQKGCLEPSIITDVKESIETYAALGMDVQLTEMAVRNFDKTKVAEHDAFYSRLFSDVFMKANTEESSPLTAVCIWGLVDAPAAMKGNYVYNLNSPYGCLLTTRYKIKTCFDAVYHTLKGDVSSIPSDL, encoded by the coding sequence ATGAAACGCTTTCTGTCCCTCCTTCTTGTCCTCCTGGTTTGCCTTCTTCCCCTGTCCGTCTTCGCTGAGGAAGCCGGAACTGTTTCGGAAGATTATGATCCCATGTGGGAACTGGCTGAACCTTATGGGTTCAAGTTCGGCGGTGCTTTCAGCTATGATGATATGAGGAACCAGGTATTTATGGATTTCCTGGCCCGCCATTTCAACTCCCTGACCTGCTGCAATGAGACCAAGGCCTATTCACTGCTGGATGAATGGGCGTCTAAATCCGCCAAGGACGGCATGCCCTGCATGAGCTACTCCCGGGCGGATGCCATGATCTCCTGGGCCCAGAAAAACAACATCCGCATCCGGGGCCATGTGCTTGTCTGGGACGCTTATATGACCCAGTGGTTTTTCCATGAAGACTATGACATGAGCAAGCCTATCGCTGATAAGGAAACGATGCGTGCCCGCCTTGCCTGTTATATTGAACGGGTCATCAATCATTTTGAAAAGAAGTTTCCCGGCGTCATCTACTGCTGGGACGTCGTCAATGAAGCCATCGGCGACAACGGCGGCGAATACAGCGTCACAGACCTGCGGCGTCTGCGTACCAAGCGGAACGGCGATAAAAACTGTTTCCTGGAATATGTCGGGGACGACTATGTTGAGTATGCCTTCCTCTGCGCCCGAAACGCCGTGGATAATCTCGGCGCGGATATCAAACTGTTCTACAACGACTATAACCTGTTCTTTTCTGCGAAGCGCAAAGCGGCCTGCGCGCTGGTAAAAAGCATTCAGTCCTATGCGAAGGATGAGGACGGCAATCCCCGTTCCCTGATCGACGGCATTGGCATGCAGGGTTATATGGGCGGCTATGGAGAACAGAAAGGCTGTCTGGAGCCCTCCATTATCACCGATGTGAAGGAATCCATCGAAACCTATGCCGCTCTGGGCATGGATGTTCAGCTGACAGAAATGGCCGTTCGCAACTTCGACAAAACCAAGGTTGCGGAGCACGACGCGTTCTATTCCAGGCTGTTCAGTGATGTTTTCATGAAAGCCAACACAGAGGAAAGCAGTCCCCTGACCGCCGTCTGTATCTGGGGTCTGGTGGACGCGCCCGCAGCCATGAAAGGCAATTACGTCTATAATCTGAACAGCCCCTACGGCTGCCTGCTCACCACCAGGTATAAAATCAAGACCTGCTTCGACGCCGTCTACCACACCCTGAAAGGCGACGTTTCCTCAATTCCATCGGATTTATAA
- a CDS encoding NFACT family protein yields the protein MVFETGEGKDKHMPMDGLTVGFAARELNEILRDGRIDKITQPERDTVVLVIRAGGANHRLLLCASPNNARCHLTMNNYSNPLEPPAMCMLMRKQISGARITEIRQVEGDRIVYVDMDAVNELGDHVLRRLVLEIMGRHSNLLLLDENDRILEATRHVNPEMSRVRQIQPGMTYLPPPSQDKLNPETLTEEALYERLSAMPDARLSRALADTITGLSRASAEELACRVLQPGEEQPADLKNACERLAAFLKKMPSMADARVLMKDNGEAEDVFPFAYLSRPTDLQRSCKTLSEALEVYFGTRDARERLNQKSATMIRMLKSQLERCQRKLAIQLEELSSAERMDEYRRMGEAINANLYQLKKGMTEAELPDWNDPDGGTLTIPLDIRLTPSQNAQKYFKKYQKARSAMEIAAQQRDKTLEETDYLEGMLLDVDKCVGESELEEIRQELVRTGYMKKNTNRRQQRQLPGSKPYRYVSADGIEILVGKNAAQNDRITLGAKGENTWLHAKDMPGSHVVICHEGEVPLATMKQAAMLAAWYSKGQRSSLVPVDYTLRKYVKKPSGAAPGKVIYTHQKTAYMTPEEEEIRKIRLVEA from the coding sequence ATGGTATTTGAGACCGGAGAGGGGAAAGACAAGCATATGCCGATGGACGGACTGACGGTGGGATTTGCCGCCAGGGAACTGAATGAAATCCTCCGGGACGGGCGGATTGACAAGATCACCCAGCCGGAGCGCGATACAGTTGTGCTGGTGATACGTGCGGGAGGCGCGAATCACCGGCTTCTTCTGTGCGCCTCGCCGAACAATGCCCGCTGCCATCTGACGATGAACAATTATTCCAATCCGCTTGAACCGCCGGCGATGTGCATGCTGATGCGCAAGCAGATTTCCGGCGCGCGGATTACGGAAATCAGGCAGGTTGAGGGAGACCGGATCGTCTATGTGGATATGGACGCGGTCAATGAGCTGGGGGATCATGTGCTCCGGCGCCTTGTGCTGGAGATTATGGGACGGCATTCCAACCTGCTCCTGCTGGACGAGAATGACCGGATCCTGGAAGCGACCCGCCACGTGAACCCGGAAATGAGCCGTGTACGGCAGATCCAGCCTGGGATGACATATCTTCCGCCACCTTCCCAGGATAAGCTGAATCCGGAGACACTGACAGAAGAAGCACTGTATGAACGCCTGAGTGCGATGCCGGACGCCCGGCTGAGCCGTGCGCTGGCGGATACCATCACAGGCCTCAGCCGCGCGTCGGCGGAGGAACTGGCCTGCCGTGTGCTGCAGCCCGGGGAGGAACAGCCGGCAGACCTGAAGAATGCCTGTGAACGCCTGGCAGCTTTCCTGAAGAAAATGCCGTCCATGGCGGACGCCCGGGTACTGATGAAGGACAACGGAGAGGCGGAAGACGTTTTCCCCTTTGCCTATCTGTCCAGGCCGACGGACCTGCAGCGGTCCTGCAAAACGCTGAGCGAGGCACTGGAGGTATATTTCGGCACACGGGACGCCCGAGAACGGCTGAACCAGAAGAGTGCCACCATGATCCGGATGCTGAAAAGCCAGCTGGAGCGCTGCCAGCGGAAGCTGGCGATCCAGCTGGAAGAGCTTTCTTCCGCGGAGCGGATGGATGAATACCGCCGGATGGGAGAGGCAATCAACGCCAATCTCTATCAGCTGAAAAAAGGCATGACGGAGGCGGAACTGCCCGACTGGAATGATCCGGACGGGGGAACGTTGACGATACCGCTGGATATCCGTCTGACGCCCAGCCAGAACGCCCAGAAATACTTCAAGAAATACCAGAAAGCCCGTTCTGCCATGGAAATCGCCGCGCAGCAGCGGGACAAGACCCTGGAGGAAACGGACTACCTGGAGGGCATGCTGCTGGACGTGGACAAGTGCGTCGGCGAAAGTGAGCTGGAGGAGATCCGCCAGGAGCTGGTACGCACCGGCTACATGAAAAAGAACACCAATCGCCGCCAGCAGCGCCAGCTGCCCGGCAGCAAACCGTACCGCTATGTTTCCGCGGACGGAATTGAAATCCTGGTAGGCAAGAACGCTGCCCAGAACGACCGGATTACCCTCGGCGCAAAGGGCGAAAACACCTGGCTGCATGCCAAGGATATGCCGGGAAGCCACGTGGTGATCTGCCACGAGGGAGAGGTTCCCCTGGCAACAATGAAGCAGGCGGCAATGCTGGCAGCCTGGTACAGCAAGGGACAGCGGAGCTCGCTGGTGCCGGTGGACTATACCCTGCGGAAGTATGTTAAAAAGCCTTCCGGGGCAGCGCCCGGGAAGGTGATCTATACGCACCAGAAAACCGCGTATATGACGCCGGAAGAAGAGGAGATTAGGAAGATCAGGCTTGTGGAAGCCTGA
- a CDS encoding 4Fe-4S dicluster domain-containing protein: MAKLTIDRETCKGCGLCADVCPKHLLALSKEINTKGYHPIGITDQEACIGCAFCARMCPDAVIKVEK, from the coding sequence ATGGCCAAGCTGACCATCGACCGTGAGACCTGCAAGGGCTGCGGCCTCTGTGCCGATGTCTGTCCCAAGCATCTGCTTGCGCTGAGCAAGGAGATCAACACCAAAGGATATCATCCCATCGGAATTACGGATCAGGAAGCCTGCATCGGCTGCGCGTTCTGCGCACGCATGTGCCCCGACGCCGTAATCAAAGTGGAGAAATAA
- a CDS encoding carbohydrate kinase family protein, translated as MPRREGPVFDRQARLRTEAPVFVIGAVNMDLAGTPTNPLREGDSNPGRITLTPGGVGRNIAENLCLLGRKVSLITIMGEDPYAEMIREHCLKAGIDLQYSFTEPRENTSAYLCINGQDGDLNVAVSDMSICDKLTPDKLEPLLPVLNHGSMVIADANLPEETLAWLAKHITVPMAADPVSVSKAARLKPLLSRLTLLKPNVPEAELLTGMTIGGDADLPKAADALHRLGVQRVYISLGGKGVWADDAREGGVLLPCIPGPVVNSSGCGDAFVAAAADAYLSGLNTMQAADRALAASAICAEDSAAVSPKLSNKAIDLKLGLSM; from the coding sequence GTGCCTCGCAGGGAAGGACCGGTATTTGACCGCCAGGCCCGGCTGCGGACCGAAGCTCCGGTATTTGTAATCGGCGCGGTTAACATGGACCTGGCCGGGACACCAACGAATCCGCTGCGCGAGGGAGATTCCAATCCCGGGCGGATTACCCTGACTCCCGGCGGCGTGGGCAGGAACATCGCAGAAAACCTGTGCCTGCTGGGAAGAAAGGTTTCCCTGATTACCATCATGGGGGAGGATCCCTATGCGGAAATGATCCGGGAACACTGCCTGAAGGCCGGCATTGACCTGCAGTACAGCTTTACGGAGCCCCGGGAAAACACCTCAGCCTACCTGTGCATCAACGGCCAGGACGGCGACCTGAACGTGGCTGTATCGGACATGTCCATCTGCGACAAGCTGACGCCGGACAAGCTGGAGCCCCTGCTGCCGGTGCTGAACCACGGAAGTATGGTGATCGCGGACGCGAACCTGCCGGAGGAAACACTGGCCTGGCTCGCGAAACATATTACTGTACCGATGGCGGCGGACCCGGTGTCCGTATCCAAGGCAGCACGCCTGAAGCCGCTGCTTTCCCGCCTGACGCTGCTGAAACCCAATGTGCCGGAAGCGGAATTGCTGACGGGAATGACCATCGGCGGAGACGCGGACCTGCCGAAGGCGGCGGACGCGCTGCACAGGCTGGGGGTTCAGCGGGTTTATATTTCCCTGGGCGGAAAAGGCGTCTGGGCGGATGACGCCCGGGAGGGCGGCGTACTGCTTCCCTGTATTCCGGGACCGGTGGTGAATTCCTCCGGATGCGGCGACGCCTTTGTGGCGGCAGCGGCTGACGCCTATCTGAGCGGCCTGAACACCATGCAGGCAGCGGACCGGGCGCTGGCGGCTTCCGCCATCTGCGCGGAGGATTCCGCGGCAGTCAGCCCGAAATTAAGTAATAAAGCAATTGATCTGAAACTGGGTCTTTCAATGTGA
- a CDS encoding 2-oxoglutarate oxidoreductase, giving the protein MAVVYEKTKLLTDKPLHYCPGCTHGIIHRLVAEAIDELGIQGKTIGIAPVGCAVFAYDYFNCDMMEAAHGRAPAVATGCKRVNPNNIVFTYQGDGDLASIGAAEITHAATRGENITVIFVNNAIYGMTGGQMAPTTLPGQVTTTSPYGRDPKLCGYPIRVSEMLATLDGPAYISRVSVHDVKHIMEAKKSIKKAFEMQIAGKGFSLVEVLSACPTNWGMTPQEALKWVETNMIPQYPLGVKKEVE; this is encoded by the coding sequence ATGGCTGTTGTGTATGAAAAAACAAAGCTGCTGACCGACAAGCCGCTGCATTATTGCCCCGGCTGCACCCACGGTATCATCCATCGCCTGGTGGCGGAAGCCATCGACGAACTGGGCATCCAGGGAAAGACCATCGGTATCGCGCCGGTTGGCTGCGCCGTGTTTGCCTATGACTATTTCAACTGTGACATGATGGAAGCCGCTCACGGTCGTGCTCCGGCTGTGGCCACCGGCTGCAAGCGGGTCAACCCGAACAACATCGTGTTTACCTATCAGGGAGACGGCGACCTTGCCTCCATCGGCGCGGCGGAAATCACCCACGCTGCGACCCGCGGCGAGAACATCACCGTAATCTTTGTTAACAATGCCATTTACGGCATGACCGGCGGCCAGATGGCGCCCACCACCCTGCCGGGCCAGGTGACCACTACCTCTCCCTACGGCCGGGATCCCAAGCTGTGCGGCTATCCCATCCGGGTCAGCGAAATGCTGGCGACCCTGGACGGCCCCGCCTACATCTCCCGCGTATCCGTGCATGACGTGAAGCACATCATGGAAGCCAAGAAGTCCATCAAAAAGGCATTCGAAATGCAGATTGCCGGCAAGGGCTTCTCCCTGGTGGAAGTGCTGTCCGCCTGCCCCACCAACTGGGGAATGACGCCCCAGGAGGCGCTGAAATGGGTGGAAACCAACATGATTCCCCAGTACCCGCTGGGTGTGAAAAAGGAGGTTGAGTGA
- a CDS encoding 2-oxoacid:acceptor oxidoreductase family protein encodes MEAQFLIAGFGGQGVLLIGQLLAKAAMHEGMNVSWMPSYGPEMRGGEANCAVVISDEPIGSPLVTEIPIAVIMNKPSMIKFTPAMEKGGIMLYNSSLIDITPDRDDITAIPVDCNGIAEQLGNSRTANMVMLGAILEKTGVVSIDSAMEALKATFGPKKEHLLPINRQAMEKGAEAVK; translated from the coding sequence ATGGAAGCTCAATTTCTGATTGCAGGTTTCGGCGGACAGGGCGTGCTGCTGATCGGCCAGCTGCTGGCCAAGGCGGCCATGCACGAGGGGATGAACGTTTCCTGGATGCCTTCCTACGGCCCGGAAATGCGCGGCGGTGAAGCCAACTGCGCCGTGGTAATCTCCGATGAACCCATCGGTTCCCCGCTGGTGACGGAAATCCCGATCGCCGTGATTATGAACAAGCCCAGCATGATCAAGTTCACTCCCGCCATGGAGAAGGGCGGCATCATGCTGTACAACTCCTCCCTGATCGATATCACCCCCGACCGGGACGATATCACCGCGATTCCCGTGGACTGCAACGGCATTGCTGAACAGCTCGGCAACAGCCGGACCGCCAACATGGTTATGCTTGGCGCGATCCTGGAGAAGACCGGCGTAGTGAGCATCGACTCCGCCATGGAAGCCCTGAAGGCAACCTTCGGCCCGAAAAAGGAACACCTGCTGCCCATCAACCGGCAGGCCATGGAAAAAGGCGCCGAAGCCGTTAAATAA
- a CDS encoding 3-methyl-2-oxobutanoate dehydrogenase subunit VorB, whose translation MGEKMLMKGNEAIAEAAIQAGCRFFFGYPITPQNQIPEYMSKRLPKIEGGCFLQAESEVAAINMVYGAAGAGARVMTSSSSPGISLKQEGISYIVGAELPCVIVNMVRGGPGLGSIQPAQSDYYQSTRGGGHGDYRMLVLAPSSVQEAVELTQEAFDLADKYRNPVLIMGDGLIGQMMEPVEMPERKEKTDLPEKTWAATGWTPDCGRERAIINSLYIDPAVLEKHVNKLYAKYAVMEQTECRWQEEMTDDADFVIVAYGTTARIARSAMRKLRDEGIKAGLIRPITLWPFPSAPIAKAAEHAKAFLTVEMSMGQMVDDVKLAVDGKKPVHFFGRTGGIVPTVREIITQVENLAKEGK comes from the coding sequence ATGGGTGAAAAAATGCTCATGAAGGGAAATGAAGCCATCGCCGAAGCCGCGATCCAGGCAGGATGCCGCTTCTTCTTCGGCTATCCCATTACCCCTCAGAACCAGATCCCGGAATACATGTCCAAGCGGCTGCCGAAGATTGAAGGCGGCTGTTTCCTGCAGGCGGAGAGCGAAGTGGCCGCCATCAATATGGTCTACGGCGCGGCCGGCGCCGGAGCGAGGGTTATGACCTCTTCCTCCAGCCCGGGAATCTCCCTGAAGCAGGAAGGCATCAGCTATATTGTGGGCGCGGAACTGCCCTGCGTTATCGTAAACATGGTGCGCGGCGGCCCCGGACTGGGTTCCATCCAGCCCGCCCAGAGCGACTACTATCAGTCCACCCGCGGCGGCGGACACGGCGACTACCGGATGCTGGTGCTGGCTCCCTCTTCCGTCCAGGAAGCGGTGGAACTGACACAGGAAGCATTTGACCTGGCGGATAAGTACCGCAATCCCGTGCTGATCATGGGCGACGGCCTCATCGGCCAGATGATGGAGCCCGTGGAGATGCCGGAACGCAAGGAGAAGACTGACCTGCCCGAAAAGACCTGGGCGGCGACCGGCTGGACGCCGGACTGCGGCCGGGAACGGGCGATCATCAACTCCCTGTACATTGATCCCGCCGTGCTGGAAAAGCATGTGAACAAGCTGTACGCCAAGTACGCTGTTATGGAACAGACCGAATGCCGCTGGCAGGAAGAAATGACCGATGACGCGGATTTCGTCATCGTCGCCTACGGCACCACCGCCCGTATTGCCCGCAGCGCCATGCGCAAGCTGCGCGACGAAGGCATCAAGGCCGGCCTGATCCGTCCCATCACCCTGTGGCCCTTCCCGTCGGCCCCGATTGCCAAGGCTGCTGAGCATGCCAAGGCCTTCCTGACCGTGGAAATGAGCATGGGTCAGATGGTGGATGACGTGAAGCTGGCTGTGGACGGCAAAAAGCCCGTGCACTTCTTCGGCCGCACCGGCGGTATTGTGCCGACGGTCCGGGAGATCATCACCCAGGTTGAAAATCTTGCCAAGGAGGGGAAATAA